The Paraburkholderia sabiae genome includes a region encoding these proteins:
- the glcF gene encoding glycolate oxidase subunit GlcF — protein MQTNLDSHAKSLPDAAEAESILRSCVHCGFCNATCPTYQLLGNELDGPRGRIYLIKQLLEGEPVTDKTQLHLDRCLTCRNCETTCPSGVTYHRLLDIGRAELERRVERPVGERLTRKGLRTVIPRPAVFDALLKTGRAVRPLLPASVQAKIPARAAAPAKPRPAPRHSRRVLMLEGCVQPSLSPNTNAAAARVLDRLGISVTPVSEAGCCGATDYHLNAQDAGLDRARRNIDGWWPAIDAGAEAIVQTASGCGAFVKEYGHLLRNDPLYAAKAACVSALARDLVEVLAAEPLDALQSADDSTALRVAFHCPCTLQHAQKLGGAVESVLTRLGFDLSAVPDAHLCCGSAGTYSITQPELANKLRDNKLTALESGQPGIIATANIGCQMHLDGAGRTRVRHWIELVEEALDASNASMRKLSEPA, from the coding sequence ATGCAAACGAATCTCGACTCTCACGCGAAGTCCCTGCCCGATGCCGCGGAAGCGGAAAGCATCCTGCGTTCGTGCGTGCATTGCGGCTTCTGCAATGCGACGTGCCCGACGTATCAGTTGCTCGGCAACGAACTCGACGGACCGCGCGGCCGCATCTATCTGATCAAGCAACTGCTCGAAGGCGAGCCCGTCACCGACAAGACGCAGCTGCATCTCGACCGCTGCCTCACGTGCCGCAATTGCGAAACGACGTGTCCGTCGGGCGTCACGTATCACCGGCTGCTCGATATCGGGCGCGCGGAACTCGAACGGCGCGTCGAGCGGCCTGTCGGTGAACGCCTCACGCGCAAGGGCTTGCGCACCGTGATTCCACGTCCCGCCGTATTCGACGCGCTGCTCAAAACGGGACGTGCCGTGCGTCCGCTGTTGCCCGCGAGCGTGCAGGCGAAGATTCCCGCGCGCGCCGCCGCGCCTGCGAAGCCGCGTCCTGCGCCGCGTCACTCACGCCGCGTGCTGATGCTCGAAGGTTGCGTGCAGCCGTCGCTGTCGCCGAATACGAATGCCGCGGCGGCGCGCGTGCTCGATCGGCTCGGTATCAGCGTGACGCCCGTGAGCGAAGCGGGCTGTTGCGGCGCGACCGACTATCACCTGAACGCACAGGACGCGGGCCTCGATCGCGCGCGCCGCAACATCGATGGATGGTGGCCCGCGATCGATGCAGGCGCCGAAGCGATCGTGCAGACGGCGAGCGGCTGCGGCGCGTTCGTGAAGGAGTACGGGCATCTGCTGCGCAACGATCCGCTGTACGCCGCGAAAGCCGCGTGTGTGAGCGCGTTGGCGCGCGATCTCGTCGAAGTGCTGGCGGCCGAGCCGCTCGACGCCCTGCAATCCGCCGACGATTCAACCGCGTTGCGTGTCGCGTTTCACTGTCCTTGTACGTTGCAACACGCACAAAAGCTCGGCGGCGCAGTGGAAAGCGTACTGACGCGGCTCGGCTTCGATCTGTCCGCTGTGCCCGATGCGCATCTGTGCTGCGGTTCGGCGGGCACGTATTCCATCACGCAACCGGAACTCGCGAACAAGCTGCGCGACAACAAGCTGACAGCGCTCGAAAGCGGACAGCCTGGCATCATCGCGACGGCGAACATCGGTTGTCAGATGCATCTGGATGGCGCGGGCAGAACGCGTGTGCGTCACTGGATCGAACTGGTCGAGGAAGCGCTGGATGCGTCGAATGCTTCGATGCGCAAACTGTCGGAACCTGCTTGA
- the glcE gene encoding glycolate oxidase subunit GlcE, giving the protein MRREFDSMDDSARLIAQVQRAIAQHTPLRIRGGDSKRFLGRDVQGDELDTRSHRGIVTYDPTELVITARAGTPLVELNTVLDDANQMLPCEPPLFDNKGTLGGAVASGLSGPRRPWAGSMRDFVLGCRVITGDGDHLRFGGQVMKNVAGYDMSRLLAGSFGSLGVLTEVSLKVLPKPRERRSFALTLSADDAMRELSVWRKTALPLSGACYIGGKLHVRLEGGSGSVKSAVDRIGGDEIDCAFWDALRDHRLPFFADTRPLWRLSLPNATPLTPLPGDVLIDWAGAQRWLKSDASATDIRQLAHAAGGHATCFTPSREREPFQPLAAPLLRYQRQLKRRLDPNGVLNPGRLYADL; this is encoded by the coding sequence ATGCGACGCGAATTCGATTCAATGGACGACAGCGCGCGCCTCATCGCGCAGGTTCAGCGCGCAATCGCGCAGCACACGCCGTTGCGCATTCGCGGCGGCGACAGCAAGCGCTTTCTCGGTCGCGACGTGCAAGGCGACGAACTCGACACGCGTTCGCATCGCGGCATCGTCACGTATGACCCGACCGAACTCGTGATCACCGCGCGCGCAGGAACGCCCCTCGTCGAACTGAACACGGTGCTCGACGACGCGAACCAGATGCTGCCGTGCGAGCCGCCGCTGTTCGATAACAAGGGCACGCTAGGCGGTGCCGTTGCAAGCGGGCTCTCAGGTCCGCGCCGTCCGTGGGCGGGCTCGATGCGCGATTTCGTGCTCGGCTGTCGCGTGATTACGGGCGACGGTGATCATCTGCGCTTCGGCGGCCAGGTGATGAAGAACGTCGCGGGCTACGACATGTCGCGTCTGCTGGCAGGCAGTTTCGGTTCGCTCGGCGTGTTGACGGAAGTGTCGCTGAAGGTGTTGCCGAAGCCGCGCGAGCGCCGCAGTTTCGCGCTCACACTGAGTGCAGACGATGCGATGCGCGAACTGTCTGTGTGGCGCAAGACCGCGCTGCCTCTGAGCGGCGCCTGTTATATCGGCGGCAAGCTGCATGTGCGGCTCGAAGGCGGCAGCGGATCGGTGAAATCCGCGGTGGACCGGATCGGCGGCGACGAGATCGATTGTGCGTTCTGGGATGCATTGCGCGATCATCGGCTGCCGTTTTTCGCGGACACACGTCCGCTGTGGCGTCTGTCGCTGCCGAATGCAACGCCGTTGACGCCGTTGCCCGGCGACGTGCTGATCGACTGGGCGGGCGCGCAGCGCTGGCTCAAGAGCGACGCTTCCGCCACCGACATCCGCCAGCTTGCGCATGCGGCGGGCGGACATGCGACCTGCTTCACGCCGTCACGCGAACGCGAGCCGTTTCAGCCGCTCGCTGCCCCGCTGCTGCGTTATCAGCGTCAACTGAAACGCCGCCTCGATCCGAATGGCGTGTTGAACCCCGGCCGACTGTACGCCGATCTCTGA
- the glcD gene encoding glycolate oxidase subunit GlcD gives MSYAYDERIDGPLPSHDKAALVAELQRLVPGMQLLHDREDLRPFECDGLSAYRTTPMMVALPDSIEQVQALLKFAAARKVPVVARGAGTGLSGGALPLEQGILLVMARFNRILHIDPEASIARVQPGVRNLAISQAAAIHGLYYAPDPSSQIACSIGGNVAENAGGVHCLKYGLTVHNILKLEVITIDGERLTLGSEALDSPGFDLLALLTGSEGMLGIVTEVTVKLLTKPQSAKVLMASFDDVEKAGAAVAQIIGAGVIPGGLEMMDNLAIRAAEDFIHAGYPVDAEAILLCELDGAESDVQDDCDRVGALLREAGATDIRIAKDEAERQRFWAGRKNAFPAVGRVSPDYYCMDGTIPRRELARVLRGIAALSDEYGLRVANVFHAGDGNMHPLILFDANAPGEMERAETLGAKILELCVDVGGSITGEHGVGREKINQMCVQFSSEELTLFHSLKAAFDPDGLLNPGKNIPTLHRCAEFGAMHIHHGKLPFPELERF, from the coding sequence ATGAGCTACGCCTACGACGAACGGATCGACGGCCCCCTTCCCTCGCATGACAAAGCCGCGCTGGTCGCCGAACTTCAGCGTCTCGTGCCGGGCATGCAACTGCTGCACGATCGGGAAGATCTGCGTCCCTTCGAATGCGACGGTCTCTCCGCCTATCGCACGACGCCGATGATGGTCGCACTCCCCGATTCGATCGAACAGGTACAGGCGCTGCTGAAATTCGCCGCAGCGCGCAAGGTGCCCGTCGTCGCGCGCGGTGCGGGCACGGGTCTGTCGGGCGGCGCGCTGCCGCTCGAACAGGGCATCCTGCTCGTGATGGCGCGCTTCAACCGCATTCTGCATATCGATCCCGAAGCGTCGATTGCGCGCGTGCAGCCCGGTGTGCGCAATCTCGCGATCTCGCAAGCGGCTGCGATTCACGGCCTTTACTACGCGCCCGATCCGTCGTCGCAGATCGCGTGTTCGATCGGCGGCAATGTCGCGGAAAACGCGGGCGGCGTGCACTGCCTGAAATACGGCCTGACCGTGCACAACATTCTGAAGCTCGAAGTGATCACCATCGACGGCGAGCGTCTGACGCTCGGCTCCGAAGCGCTCGATTCGCCCGGCTTCGATCTGCTCGCGCTCTTGACGGGCTCCGAAGGCATGCTCGGCATCGTCACGGAAGTCACGGTGAAACTGCTGACGAAACCGCAAAGCGCGAAGGTGCTAATGGCAAGCTTTGACGATGTAGAAAAAGCAGGCGCGGCCGTCGCGCAGATCATCGGCGCGGGCGTGATTCCGGGCGGCCTCGAAATGATGGATAACCTCGCGATCCGCGCCGCCGAGGACTTCATCCACGCGGGCTATCCCGTCGACGCCGAAGCGATCCTGCTCTGCGAACTCGACGGCGCGGAATCCGACGTGCAGGATGACTGCGATCGCGTCGGCGCGTTGCTGCGCGAAGCGGGCGCGACCGACATCCGCATCGCGAAAGACGAAGCCGAACGTCAACGCTTCTGGGCCGGCCGCAAGAACGCATTTCCCGCCGTGGGCCGCGTGTCGCCCGATTACTACTGCATGGACGGCACGATCCCGCGCCGCGAACTGGCGCGCGTGCTGCGCGGTATCGCGGCGCTGTCGGACGAATACGGTCTGCGCGTCGCGAACGTCTTTCATGCAGGCGACGGCAACATGCATCCCCTGATTCTCTTCGATGCAAATGCACCCGGCGAAATGGAGCGCGCCGAAACGCTCGGCGCGAAAATCCTCGAACTGTGCGTCGACGTGGGCGGCAGCATCACGGGCGAGCATGGCGTGGGACGCGAGAAGATCAATCAGATGTGCGTGCAGTTCAGCAGCGAAGAACTCACGCTGTTTCATTCGCTGAAAGCCGCGTTCGATCCCGACGGTCTGCTCAATCCCGGCAAGAACATTCCGACGCTGCATCGCTGCGCCGAATTCGGCGCGATGCACATTCATCACGGCAAGCTGCCGTTTCCCGAGCTGGAGCGCTTCTGA